From a region of the Poecile atricapillus isolate bPoeAtr1 chromosome 4, bPoeAtr1.hap1, whole genome shotgun sequence genome:
- the PURG gene encoding purine-rich element-binding protein gamma isoform X3, translated as MERGRGGGGGRNLGGSGLHRNIYSQSQQQYHYPASSQGSCMEIQELASKRVDIQKKRFYLDVKQSSRGRFLKIAEVWIGRGRQDNIRKSKLTLSLSVAAELKDCLGDFIEHYAHLGLKGGHGHRHEHSNDKEQHPRRRPQHPPPSPPASVGSEEPPHSVLKTEYIERDNRKYYLDLKENQRGRFLRIRQTMSRGPGMMGYFGHSLGQEQTIVLPAQGMIEFRDALVQLIEEYGEGDIEDRRGVGDEPPELPEGTSFRVDNKRFYFDVGSNRYGIFLKERTNLPSPYESAASSVGDCGSTSISTNKIRHPDL; from the exons atggaaagaggaagaggaggaggaggaggaaggaaccTGGGAGGCTCTGGCCTGCATAGGAACATTTATTCCCAGTCTCAACAGCAGTACCACTACCCGGCCTCCTCCCAGGGGAGCTGCATGGAGATCCAGGAGCTGGCCTCCAAGAGGGTGGACATCCAGAAGAAGCGGTTTTATCTGGATGTGAAACAGAGCTCCCGCGGCCGCTTCCTGAAGATCGCCGAGGTCTGGATAGGAAGGGGCAGACAGGACAACATCAGGAAGAGCAAGCTGACCCTCTCCTTGTCCGTGGCTGCCGAGCTGAAGGACTGCCTGGGGGACTTCATCGAGCACTACGCCCACCTGGGCCTGAAGGGCGGCCACGGCCACCGGCACGAGCACAGCAATGACAAGGAGCAGCATCCCCGGAGGCGGCCGCAGCACCCGCCGCCTTCGCCCCCCGCGTCCGTGGGCTCCGAAGAGCCGCCTCACAGCGTCCTCAAAACGGAGTACATCGAGAGGGACAACAGGAAGTACTACCTGGACCTGAAGGAGAACCAGCGCGGGCGCTTCTTGCGGATTAGGCAGACCATGAGCAGGGGACCTGGCATGATGGGTTACTTTGGCCACAGCTTGGGACAGGAGCAGACGATTGTCCTCCCGGCGCAAGGGATGATCGAGTTCAGGGATGCTTTGGTCCAGCTGATTGAAGAATACGGCGAAGGGGACATAGAGGATCGCCGGGGGGTAGGCGACGAGCCCCCGGAGCTCCCCGAGGGCACCTCCTTCCGAGTGGACAACAAGCGCTTCTACTTCGACGTGGGATCCAACAGGTACGGCATCTTCCTGAAG GAAAGGACCAACCTCCCGAGTCCGTATGAGTCAGCTGCTTCGAGTGTTGGAGACTGTGGAAGTACGAGTATCAGCACAAACAAAATCCGGCACCCTGACCTTTAA
- the PURG gene encoding purine-rich element-binding protein gamma isoform X4 — protein sequence MERGRGGGGGRNLGGSGLHRNIYSQSQQQYHYPASSQGSCMEIQELASKRVDIQKKRFYLDVKQSSRGRFLKIAEVWIGRGRQDNIRKSKLTLSLSVAAELKDCLGDFIEHYAHLGLKGGHGHRHEHSNDKEQHPRRRPQHPPPSPPASVGSEEPPHSVLKTEYIERDNRKYYLDLKENQRGRFLRIRQTMSRGPGMMGYFGHSLGQEQTIVLPAQGMIEFRDALVQLIEEYGEGDIEDRRGVGDEPPELPEGTSFRVDNKRFYFDVGSNRYGIFLKSCTDSGCCSGSHRDQRPPEPAHETWVKVAADT from the exons atggaaagaggaagaggaggaggaggaggaaggaaccTGGGAGGCTCTGGCCTGCATAGGAACATTTATTCCCAGTCTCAACAGCAGTACCACTACCCGGCCTCCTCCCAGGGGAGCTGCATGGAGATCCAGGAGCTGGCCTCCAAGAGGGTGGACATCCAGAAGAAGCGGTTTTATCTGGATGTGAAACAGAGCTCCCGCGGCCGCTTCCTGAAGATCGCCGAGGTCTGGATAGGAAGGGGCAGACAGGACAACATCAGGAAGAGCAAGCTGACCCTCTCCTTGTCCGTGGCTGCCGAGCTGAAGGACTGCCTGGGGGACTTCATCGAGCACTACGCCCACCTGGGCCTGAAGGGCGGCCACGGCCACCGGCACGAGCACAGCAATGACAAGGAGCAGCATCCCCGGAGGCGGCCGCAGCACCCGCCGCCTTCGCCCCCCGCGTCCGTGGGCTCCGAAGAGCCGCCTCACAGCGTCCTCAAAACGGAGTACATCGAGAGGGACAACAGGAAGTACTACCTGGACCTGAAGGAGAACCAGCGCGGGCGCTTCTTGCGGATTAGGCAGACCATGAGCAGGGGACCTGGCATGATGGGTTACTTTGGCCACAGCTTGGGACAGGAGCAGACGATTGTCCTCCCGGCGCAAGGGATGATCGAGTTCAGGGATGCTTTGGTCCAGCTGATTGAAGAATACGGCGAAGGGGACATAGAGGATCGCCGGGGGGTAGGCGACGAGCCCCCGGAGCTCCCCGAGGGCACCTCCTTCCGAGTGGACAACAAGCGCTTCTACTTCGACGTGGGATCCAACAGGTACGGCATCTTCCTGAAG TCCTGTACTGACTCCGGTTGCTGCAGTGGGAGCCACCGGGACCAGAGACCACCAGAGCCTGCCCACGAGACCTGGGTCAAAGTGGCAGCAGACACCTGA
- the PURG gene encoding purine-rich element-binding protein gamma isoform X2, with protein sequence MERGRGGGGGRNLGGSGLHRNIYSQSQQQYHYPASSQGSCMEIQELASKRVDIQKKRFYLDVKQSSRGRFLKIAEVWIGRGRQDNIRKSKLTLSLSVAAELKDCLGDFIEHYAHLGLKGGHGHRHEHSNDKEQHPRRRPQHPPPSPPASVGSEEPPHSVLKTEYIERDNRKYYLDLKENQRGRFLRIRQTMSRGPGMMGYFGHSLGQEQTIVLPAQGMIEFRDALVQLIEEYGEGDIEDRRGVGDEPPELPEGTSFRVDNKRFYFDVGSNRYGIFLKVSEVRPPYRNTITVPYKAWTRFGENFIKYEEEMRRIYNSHKEKRMDARGDSGEEQEGLE encoded by the coding sequence atggaaagaggaagaggaggaggaggaggaaggaaccTGGGAGGCTCTGGCCTGCATAGGAACATTTATTCCCAGTCTCAACAGCAGTACCACTACCCGGCCTCCTCCCAGGGGAGCTGCATGGAGATCCAGGAGCTGGCCTCCAAGAGGGTGGACATCCAGAAGAAGCGGTTTTATCTGGATGTGAAACAGAGCTCCCGCGGCCGCTTCCTGAAGATCGCCGAGGTCTGGATAGGAAGGGGCAGACAGGACAACATCAGGAAGAGCAAGCTGACCCTCTCCTTGTCCGTGGCTGCCGAGCTGAAGGACTGCCTGGGGGACTTCATCGAGCACTACGCCCACCTGGGCCTGAAGGGCGGCCACGGCCACCGGCACGAGCACAGCAATGACAAGGAGCAGCATCCCCGGAGGCGGCCGCAGCACCCGCCGCCTTCGCCCCCCGCGTCCGTGGGCTCCGAAGAGCCGCCTCACAGCGTCCTCAAAACGGAGTACATCGAGAGGGACAACAGGAAGTACTACCTGGACCTGAAGGAGAACCAGCGCGGGCGCTTCTTGCGGATTAGGCAGACCATGAGCAGGGGACCTGGCATGATGGGTTACTTTGGCCACAGCTTGGGACAGGAGCAGACGATTGTCCTCCCGGCGCAAGGGATGATCGAGTTCAGGGATGCTTTGGTCCAGCTGATTGAAGAATACGGCGAAGGGGACATAGAGGATCGCCGGGGGGTAGGCGACGAGCCCCCGGAGCTCCCCGAGGGCACCTCCTTCCGAGTGGACAACAAGCGCTTCTACTTCGACGTGGGATCCAACAGGTACGGCATCTTCCTGAAGGTAAGTGAGGTGAGGCCGCCCTACCGTAACACCATCACAGTTCCGTACAAAGCGTGGACACGGTTCGGGGAAAATTTTATCAAGTACGAAGAAGAGATGAGGAGAATTTACAACAGCCATAAAGAGAAGAGAATGGATGCCAGAGGGGACAGTGGTGAAGAGCAAGAGGGTCTGGAATAG